A single genomic interval of Dyella sp. GSA-30 harbors:
- a CDS encoding nuclear transport factor 2 family protein, giving the protein MMPILFPKPVRVLSFAFAAIGLFAPARPTWSATLPTSGSPGLKAQLRRNDERLLTAVHRGDRQTWAELTTLDFMYVEEGQVSRREPFLAELEEDGLDALVITNYEVQLLGDTAQVFHEDVVPQRPGVVSTKSARLLMTETWQRVDGKWLLRIVHTDRIRVPPPPVELSSAKLDELAGTYRSQSDTYVIRRHDNRLVGAKAGKSTIDLKVEAADVLFVPDDVYLRKVFQRDAHGRITGFIDRRENTDRLWTRTGP; this is encoded by the coding sequence ATGATGCCTATCCTCTTCCCGAAGCCAGTCCGTGTCTTGTCGTTCGCTTTCGCCGCGATCGGGCTGTTCGCTCCTGCCAGGCCGACCTGGTCCGCCACCTTGCCGACGTCCGGCTCTCCCGGGCTGAAGGCACAGTTAAGGAGGAACGACGAACGGCTCCTCACGGCGGTTCACCGAGGCGATCGCCAGACATGGGCGGAGCTCACAACGCTGGACTTCATGTACGTTGAGGAGGGGCAGGTCAGCCGGCGTGAGCCATTCCTGGCTGAGCTTGAAGAAGACGGTCTCGACGCGCTCGTCATAACGAATTACGAGGTGCAACTCCTGGGCGACACGGCGCAGGTCTTTCACGAGGATGTCGTTCCGCAGCGGCCGGGGGTCGTATCCACCAAAAGTGCACGCCTGCTGATGACGGAGACATGGCAGCGTGTCGATGGGAAGTGGTTGCTCCGCATCGTTCACACGGATCGGATCCGTGTGCCGCCTCCTCCTGTCGAGCTTTCTTCGGCGAAGCTCGACGAACTTGCGGGAACGTATCGTAGCCAGAGCGATACATACGTTATTCGTCGGCACGACAACCGTCTTGTGGGCGCCAAAGCGGGGAAATCCACTATAGACCTGAAGGTCGAGGCGGCCGATGTCCTCTTCGTTCCCGACGACGTCTATCTGCGAAAGGTCTTTCAGCGCGATGCCCATGGACGTATCACTGGGTTCATCGATCGGCGGGAGAACACCGACCGTCTTTGGACACGGACCGGCCCTTAA
- a CDS encoding M61 family peptidase, giving the protein MLLLIKQVGWFLLCAGLVVLALSTLTAGTAVAQVGSGPTAAPMPPALPTPLDRPFRGTIELTVNATDTDHQIFSIRETIPVQATGDVVLLYPEWETASHAPTATVAELAGLVVLIDGKPSDWRRDPVDMHAFHVDVPEGASSIMLDFQFLVPAQAHLLRPDMVIVPWQRLLLYPAGWYVRDIPVAATLALPHGLAPFTALTFHAIDDGKLDFQPVALDQLVDAPLYAGRYTRRITLNGGTAKPVALDLLADAKEDLAITQPEIDRIKALIAQGLKTFGMAPYRHYDAIVTLSDVLSPDGSGGGVEHLEEGENNLPATYFTDTSKQLNNLDLIAHEFVHAWNGRWRQPADLWSPTFNRPVGGSLLWVYEGQSEFWGRVLAARAALRDRQQTLDKLAMDAATVANRTGRRWKDLQDSTNDAVFMAKHRIVSPDWQRREDYYPEGVLLWLDVDARLRQVSHGERDIDDFARVFFVKDSTQSTRTYTFEDVRDALNKLAPDDWAAFLNQHLHNHSADDAIAGLARAGWTLVYTDTPTETFRQNEEDAGAINLDYSIGLQIDAKGAIQSVRWDSPAFRAGLSPGLHVIEVEGQPFSTRTLLAAVQSSALKPLSIRVDINGSKRVVNIDYRGGLRYPHLERIAGTPDRLSALLDAR; this is encoded by the coding sequence ATGCTTTTGCTCATCAAGCAGGTGGGGTGGTTTCTCCTCTGCGCTGGTTTAGTGGTCCTGGCACTGTCTACCTTGACGGCGGGAACTGCGGTCGCGCAGGTCGGATCGGGGCCGACTGCCGCACCAATGCCACCAGCGCTACCCACCCCGCTGGACAGACCGTTCCGCGGCACGATCGAGTTGACCGTCAACGCCACCGATACTGATCACCAGATCTTCTCCATCCGCGAGACGATTCCCGTCCAAGCGACCGGCGATGTTGTCCTGCTCTACCCCGAATGGGAAACGGCCAGCCATGCACCTACCGCCACGGTTGCAGAACTGGCAGGCTTAGTAGTGCTCATCGATGGCAAGCCATCGGATTGGAGACGCGATCCGGTGGACATGCACGCCTTTCACGTCGACGTGCCCGAGGGCGCGAGCTCGATCATGCTGGACTTCCAATTCCTTGTGCCTGCTCAGGCGCACCTGTTGCGGCCGGACATGGTGATTGTTCCCTGGCAACGCCTGTTGCTTTATCCCGCAGGTTGGTACGTGCGGGACATCCCCGTGGCCGCGACGCTCGCGCTCCCCCATGGGCTAGCGCCTTTCACGGCGTTAACCTTCCATGCTATCGACGACGGAAAGCTGGACTTTCAGCCCGTGGCGCTGGATCAGTTGGTCGACGCACCCCTCTATGCCGGGCGATACACGCGCCGGATCACGTTGAACGGAGGTACGGCCAAGCCGGTGGCACTGGATCTGCTGGCTGACGCAAAAGAAGACCTTGCGATCACTCAACCAGAGATCGACCGCATCAAAGCGCTCATCGCCCAGGGTCTCAAGACCTTCGGCATGGCGCCATATCGCCACTACGATGCAATCGTCACCCTGAGCGATGTCTTGTCGCCTGACGGAAGCGGCGGCGGAGTCGAGCATCTTGAAGAGGGAGAAAACAATCTCCCGGCCACATACTTCACCGACACTTCGAAACAACTCAATAACCTCGACCTGATCGCGCACGAATTTGTGCATGCGTGGAACGGCCGGTGGCGACAACCGGCTGACTTGTGGTCCCCCACCTTCAATCGGCCAGTCGGTGGGTCGCTGCTGTGGGTATATGAAGGGCAAAGCGAATTCTGGGGACGTGTGCTGGCCGCGCGCGCGGCGCTGCGCGATCGCCAGCAGACTCTCGACAAACTCGCTATGGATGCAGCCACGGTCGCCAACCGCACCGGCCGACGCTGGAAGGACCTGCAAGACAGCACGAATGACGCTGTCTTTATGGCGAAGCACCGCATCGTGTCGCCCGACTGGCAACGCCGCGAGGACTATTACCCGGAAGGGGTGCTGCTCTGGCTGGATGTGGATGCACGTCTTCGCCAAGTGAGCCATGGCGAACGCGACATCGACGACTTCGCGCGCGTCTTTTTCGTCAAAGACAGCACGCAATCCACGCGGACCTATACCTTCGAGGATGTCCGTGATGCGCTGAACAAGTTAGCCCCGGATGACTGGGCAGCGTTCCTCAATCAGCATCTTCACAACCATAGCGCGGACGACGCGATCGCCGGCTTGGCCCGCGCAGGCTGGACGCTTGTCTACACCGATACGCCCACGGAAACTTTCCGCCAGAACGAGGAAGATGCCGGCGCCATCAATCTCGACTATTCGATCGGTCTACAGATCGATGCGAAGGGAGCGATTCAATCGGTTCGATGGGACAGTCCAGCATTCCGGGCCGGTTTGTCGCCTGGTTTACACGTGATCGAGGTGGAAGGGCAGCCGTTTTCGACCCGCACACTATTGGCAGCAGTCCAGTCATCTGCATTAAAACCACTAAGCATCCGTGTCGACATTAACGGGAGCAAGCGGGTCGTCAATATCGACTACCGTGGGGGGCTGCGCTATCCCCATCTAGAGCGCATCGCGGGCACACCCGACCGGCTGTCCGCACTGCTCGACGCCCGCTAA
- a CDS encoding LysR substrate-binding domain-containing protein, which yields MILDLTSLRTLVAAVDLDGFGKAAEVLHLSPSTVSLQLRALEERLGKPLFRKIGRRQGLTGEGEMLVSFARRMLELNDEAVLAVRGTGLHGKICLGVPQDFADSWLPQTLALFTSAHPKVQLEILVEQSGRLLQLLRDGALDLALTFGDNGGMGSQLITTLPVHWYAHATWQLPEREALPLLVLEQPCMFRQRAIDALDRAGTNWRIALSGSSVSAVWAAAKAGLGLVARTAIHVPDEIACLDGAFGLPDLNAVPLHLVRSSHRGDAAIDHLSALLLNIINSHMDSVGPETLGNASA from the coding sequence ATGATTCTCGATCTGACCAGCCTGCGCACGCTTGTCGCGGCGGTGGACCTTGACGGTTTCGGCAAAGCCGCCGAGGTTCTTCACCTATCACCATCCACCGTCAGCCTTCAGTTGCGAGCCCTGGAAGAGCGACTGGGAAAACCACTGTTTCGAAAAATTGGTCGGCGTCAGGGGCTAACCGGCGAAGGCGAAATGTTGGTTAGTTTTGCTCGAAGGATGCTGGAACTGAATGACGAGGCCGTTCTGGCCGTCCGTGGAACGGGACTTCACGGGAAAATTTGTTTGGGCGTTCCCCAGGACTTTGCCGACAGTTGGCTGCCGCAGACGCTGGCGCTGTTCACGTCGGCGCATCCGAAGGTGCAGCTTGAAATCTTGGTCGAGCAAAGCGGTCGCCTGCTGCAACTTCTCCGAGACGGCGCTCTGGATCTCGCCCTGACCTTCGGTGACAACGGTGGAATGGGCAGCCAACTGATCACTACGCTTCCAGTGCACTGGTATGCGCACGCTACATGGCAGTTGCCCGAACGCGAAGCGTTGCCTCTGCTTGTGCTCGAGCAACCTTGTATGTTCCGCCAACGAGCCATTGATGCCCTCGACCGTGCGGGGACAAACTGGCGTATCGCATTGTCGGGCAGCAGTGTGTCGGCAGTCTGGGCCGCGGCAAAAGCAGGGCTCGGCCTAGTCGCGCGCACGGCGATTCACGTACCCGACGAGATAGCTTGCCTCGATGGTGCTTTTGGCCTTCCAGACCTAAATGCGGTGCCCCTTCATCTCGTCCGTTCGTCACATCGTGGCGACGCGGCAATCGACCACCTGTCCGCGTTACTCCTGAACATCATAAACAGCCATATGGATAGCGTCGGTCCAGAGACCTTAGGGAACGCCTCTGCGTGA
- a CDS encoding HD domain-containing protein — protein sequence MKFRPWQKSARRVRSRAALVTGLCLMTAIVHAAPSEEPAWRQTVRAFAASHFKNPAWGLSHSERDYELAIQLAASDHVALDDDVLFAAAYLHDMAAFKPWEVEGKDHSDVGAVSIDTVLKGTSFPVDRLEAVRGAIRTHMYYRAPVGPEATYLHDADALDWLGAIGIARVLALADTHGQSPTVPDEVALVEKNMKVVPPHIVSSAGRSQIAARIAEGAEFLKELRSESDDLRSL from the coding sequence ATGAAATTTCGACCATGGCAAAAGTCCGCGCGGCGGGTCCGGTCGCGTGCCGCGCTGGTGACCGGTCTGTGCCTCATGACGGCAATCGTCCACGCGGCTCCTTCAGAAGAGCCGGCGTGGCGCCAGACAGTGCGCGCGTTCGCAGCGAGCCACTTCAAGAATCCCGCCTGGGGACTTTCGCATTCCGAGCGCGACTACGAGTTGGCCATTCAACTGGCCGCATCTGATCATGTCGCGCTCGACGACGATGTGCTTTTCGCTGCGGCGTACCTGCACGACATGGCTGCTTTCAAGCCCTGGGAGGTTGAGGGAAAAGACCACAGTGATGTTGGCGCGGTTTCGATCGACACCGTCCTGAAAGGCACCAGTTTTCCGGTCGACAGGCTGGAGGCGGTCCGCGGTGCGATCCGGACGCACATGTATTACCGCGCGCCTGTTGGCCCCGAAGCGACCTACCTTCACGATGCCGATGCGCTCGACTGGCTTGGAGCGATCGGCATCGCCAGAGTGCTGGCGCTCGCTGATACGCACGGCCAAAGTCCGACCGTTCCCGACGAGGTCGCGCTGGTCGAGAAAAACATGAAGGTCGTGCCTCCGCACATTGTCTCGTCGGCTGGTCGTTCGCAAATCGCAGCGAGAATCGCAGAGGGTGCCGAATTCTTGAAAGAATTACGTAGCGAGTCTGATGACCTTCGTTCGCTCTAG
- a CDS encoding nuclear transport factor 2 family protein — MIYPANNTTAYAQAVDAPSEVNKVLYAYDTSLLRAVHRGDPDTWERLTTSDFMYVEEGVVTRREQFLSELEDDGATPLIIRNYEVKIIGDTAQVFHRDDVPQRPGSFDEIPSHLLMTETWQRIHGEWKLRVVHADRIRVNPKPVSLSSSQIDELAGTYRSSDKTYIIRRLGNRVLGGQYGQTLTELMAETRDVLFQHDDVYLRRVFQRSESGKVTGFIDRRETDGRLWKRVVSN, encoded by the coding sequence TTGATTTACCCTGCGAATAACACAACCGCTTACGCTCAAGCCGTTGATGCGCCTTCAGAGGTGAATAAAGTGCTTTACGCATACGATACATCGTTGCTGAGGGCGGTTCACCGAGGCGATCCAGATACATGGGAACGTCTTACCACGTCCGACTTCATGTATGTCGAGGAAGGGGTAGTCACTCGTCGAGAGCAATTCCTAAGCGAACTTGAAGATGACGGTGCGACGCCGCTCATTATTCGTAACTACGAGGTCAAAATCATCGGTGATACGGCACAAGTCTTTCATCGGGACGATGTACCGCAACGGCCTGGAAGCTTCGATGAAATCCCTTCACATCTGCTCATGACTGAGACTTGGCAGCGAATTCACGGCGAATGGAAGCTTCGTGTGGTGCATGCCGATCGCATTCGCGTGAATCCTAAGCCCGTTTCGCTCTCTTCATCACAAATCGACGAGCTGGCGGGAACCTATCGGAGTTCCGACAAAACGTACATCATTCGACGACTTGGTAATCGCGTTCTTGGAGGACAGTATGGCCAGACTCTCACAGAATTGATGGCTGAAACGCGCGATGTACTTTTTCAGCACGACGACGTATACCTGCGCCGGGTTTTTCAGCGTAGTGAAAGCGGGAAAGTCACTGGATTTATCGATAGAAGGGAGACTGACGGCCGTTTATGGAAACGTGTTGTTTCCAATTGA
- a CDS encoding methyltransferase domain-containing protein yields the protein MLNLKPLLLWLIVAAPLPMATAQTAPADVRAAVAAPGRPVQAVALDESRKPVEVLKFLGLEQGDRALDLFTGTAAPFTRVGYYAEIMGRAVGPKGAVVAWEPANLLDDAGKQNFAGLVSRVPNVHLISSTAADLTLDPASFDFVLMHLVYHDTYWENEQFQFPRMDPHAFLAKIFAATKPGGIVGVVDHVAAPGGDTRAVVRKLHRIDPAVLRADFERAGFKLEAESDLLRNPADDHSKLSLDPAVRGKTDRIIYRFRKPR from the coding sequence ATGCTCAATCTGAAACCACTCCTGCTTTGGCTTATAGTCGCCGCGCCATTGCCGATGGCGACAGCCCAAACCGCTCCCGCCGATGTTCGGGCGGCCGTCGCTGCTCCCGGGAGACCGGTCCAGGCGGTCGCACTCGACGAAAGCCGCAAGCCCGTCGAGGTGCTGAAGTTTCTGGGGCTTGAACAGGGCGACCGCGCGCTCGACCTGTTCACAGGGACCGCGGCCCCGTTCACGCGCGTTGGCTACTATGCCGAGATCATGGGCCGCGCGGTCGGTCCCAAGGGTGCCGTGGTCGCGTGGGAGCCGGCCAATCTGCTCGACGATGCAGGCAAGCAAAACTTTGCCGGCCTGGTCTCGCGCGTTCCCAACGTCCACCTGATCTCGAGCACCGCCGCCGATCTGACGCTCGACCCCGCGAGCTTCGACTTTGTGCTGATGCACCTCGTCTATCACGACACCTATTGGGAGAACGAACAGTTCCAGTTTCCACGGATGGACCCGCACGCGTTCCTCGCCAAAATCTTCGCGGCGACCAAGCCAGGCGGGATTGTCGGCGTCGTTGATCACGTCGCCGCACCCGGCGGCGACACACGCGCGGTCGTCAGAAAGCTCCACCGCATCGATCCAGCGGTGCTCCGCGCGGACTTCGAGCGTGCGGGGTTTAAGCTCGAAGCCGAGTCCGATCTGCTGCGCAACCCCGCCGACGATCATTCGAAGCTGTCGCTCGATCCGGCGGTCCGCGGAAAGACTGACCGGATCATTTACCGCTTCCGCAAACCCCGTTGA
- a CDS encoding NAD(P)-binding domain-containing protein has translation MELGFIELGKMGSGIAANLVAARHQVTVWNRDRTNAEPFAERGAKVAADLAAAAQAGTVMTMLADDAAVEAVVFGDGGLLAAGSDLLHVSCSSVSVYLTGRLAAAHAAAGQRFVSAQVLGRPDVAAAPRHDGVCIAGERTASLHRGAAVHALAASSNGGFSRELPFVSVQKGIAAGEKPGEPTAWSSPGRSARSRYRTETVGAFVIQ, from the coding sequence ATGGAACTAGGGTTCATCGAACTCGGGAAAATGGGCTCGGGTATTGCCGCCAATCTCGTGGCGGCCCGCCACCAAGTTACCGTCTGGAACCGGGACCGGACCAATGCCGAGCCCTTCGCCGAACGGGGCGCGAAGGTCGCCGCCGACCTTGCCGCGGCTGCTCAGGCTGGTACCGTCATGACGATGCTCGCCGATGACGCTGCTGTCGAGGCGGTTGTGTTCGGGGATGGCGGATTGCTCGCGGCAGGTTCCGACCTGCTCCATGTCTCGTGCAGCTCGGTCAGCGTGTACCTTACGGGCAGGCTGGCGGCGGCGCACGCCGCGGCGGGGCAGCGGTTCGTGTCGGCGCAGGTATTGGGACGCCCAGACGTCGCGGCGGCACCTCGACACGATGGAGTATGCATAGCTGGCGAGCGGACGGCGAGCCTTCACCGCGGCGCTGCCGTGCACGCGCTAGCGGCCTCGTCGAACGGCGGGTTCAGCCGAGAGTTGCCATTCGTTAGCGTCCAGAAAGGAATCGCGGCGGGTGAAAAGCCGGGCGAACCGACCGCGTGGTCAAGCCCGGGAAGATCTGCAAGGTCACGATACCGTACTGAGACGGTGGGCGCTTTCGTCATCCAGTGA
- a CDS encoding NAD(P)H-dependent oxidoreductase, whose translation MAKKILIVYAHPEPTSLTRQLVDVSIEALTAQGHEVILSDLYGMRWKAVFDADDFPSRTNPERLSYIMESGHAYATGQQTADVAAEQAKLLAVDAVILQFPLWWYGLPAILKGWIDRVYAFGFAYGYKNGTNEYRFGDGILKGKRALVNVMAGGPATDYGPRGINGPIDQLLFPLTHGALFYPGMDVLPTHAVYGAGHVTTAEEVDAIKAAWRLRLAGLFIDKPIPFRSQNGGDFPHRHTMADHVAPGQTGLVAHVANLVDA comes from the coding sequence GTGGCCAAAAAAATTCTCATCGTCTACGCCCACCCGGAGCCGACCTCGCTGACGCGCCAACTGGTCGATGTCTCGATTGAAGCCCTTACCGCTCAAGGGCACGAAGTCATTCTGTCTGACCTCTATGGCATGCGCTGGAAGGCCGTCTTCGATGCAGACGACTTTCCGAGCAGGACTAATCCTGAGCGGCTTTCGTACATCATGGAATCAGGTCATGCCTATGCAACCGGTCAGCAGACAGCGGACGTAGCCGCGGAGCAGGCGAAGCTGCTGGCTGTCGATGCGGTGATCCTGCAGTTTCCGCTCTGGTGGTATGGCTTGCCGGCCATCCTTAAAGGCTGGATCGATCGTGTCTATGCGTTTGGCTTCGCCTACGGGTACAAGAACGGCACCAACGAATATCGCTTTGGCGACGGCATCCTGAAGGGCAAGCGGGCGTTGGTAAATGTTATGGCGGGCGGACCGGCTACGGACTATGGTCCGCGCGGCATCAACGGCCCGATCGATCAACTCCTCTTTCCGCTCACCCACGGCGCGCTGTTCTACCCCGGCATGGATGTGCTCCCGACACACGCGGTCTATGGCGCGGGTCACGTCACCACGGCGGAGGAAGTGGACGCGATCAAGGCAGCATGGCGTTTGCGTCTTGCCGGGCTATTCATTGACAAGCCAATTCCCTTCCGTTCGCAAAACGGCGGCGACTTCCCCCATCGCCACACCATGGCCGACCATGTTGCGCCGGGCCAAACCGGCCTGGTCGCGCACGTTGCCAATCTGGTCGACGCATAA
- a CDS encoding LysR substrate-binding domain-containing protein, translating to MKSIVFCLTIHAMDNGRLDLNLLLTLEALLAERNVTKAAARLHLSQPAVSAQLSRLREVFDDPLLIPAHRGMTPTAKALDLLGPLREALDQLRITFRSHKDFSPSRDNLTVTVACTDYVQAAVLMPFAVALRERAPGVRLAIRHLDPASMEQHLSRGEIDLAIATPDPSHAHLRTCHLFTETYVLIGRRDHPCLRSGLTAEEFVKLDHVIVSPSGGAFTTPIDEALAALGLRRQVVMSAASFLFVPEIVSSSDLVALVPRRQLRSQADRLVLVDIPWLSEQFDISLIWHERSHGHAGHRWIRDLFVEVAADEGRKGN from the coding sequence GTGAAATCGATTGTGTTCTGCCTTACTATCCACGCCATGGATAATGGGCGCCTCGATCTCAATTTGCTGCTGACTCTTGAAGCCCTTCTGGCCGAGCGGAATGTGACAAAGGCGGCCGCGCGACTTCACCTCAGTCAGCCAGCAGTGAGCGCACAGTTGAGCCGCCTTCGGGAGGTGTTCGACGACCCCCTGCTTATCCCGGCCCACCGCGGGATGACGCCTACGGCCAAGGCGCTCGACCTACTCGGCCCGCTACGAGAAGCGCTAGATCAACTGCGAATTACCTTCCGTTCCCACAAAGACTTCTCGCCTTCGCGGGACAATCTGACAGTCACGGTTGCGTGCACGGACTACGTGCAGGCTGCGGTCCTGATGCCGTTCGCGGTGGCGTTGAGGGAGCGCGCGCCTGGGGTGCGCCTCGCCATTCGCCATTTGGACCCAGCGTCGATGGAGCAACACCTAAGTCGCGGCGAGATCGACTTGGCTATCGCCACGCCCGACCCCAGTCACGCGCATCTGCGAACCTGCCACCTATTCACGGAGACCTACGTCCTCATTGGTCGACGAGATCATCCATGTCTCAGGTCCGGGCTTACGGCCGAAGAGTTCGTGAAACTTGACCATGTAATTGTGTCACCGTCGGGCGGCGCCTTCACGACGCCGATCGACGAGGCGCTGGCAGCGCTTGGGCTTAGACGCCAAGTCGTTATGTCAGCAGCGTCCTTCCTCTTCGTCCCCGAGATCGTTTCATCTAGTGATCTTGTCGCCCTTGTGCCGAGGCGGCAACTACGAAGCCAGGCGGACCGACTCGTCTTGGTCGATATCCCTTGGCTTTCGGAGCAGTTCGACATCAGCTTGATTTGGCACGAACGCAGCCATGGACACGCTGGCCATCGCTGGATTCGGGATCTGTTTGTCGAGGTCGCTGCTGACGAAGGCAGGAAAGGGAACTAG